A stretch of the Thiomicrorhabdus xiamenensis genome encodes the following:
- a CDS encoding nucleotide sugar dehydrogenase: MIINVFGSTISALVTAACLAETGNNVTLIGQIPNELAEPGLKKLLKQQMELETLQVSESHQVNADFHIFAYGDGDCSQALKITAKLAEEKHDNSCLIIRSNFSIHIVRDIIEAAQMPIIINPDFAPEGAAIEGFQRPDRTIIGATNGDAVAKFRRLLAPFNRFRDTFIQMTPESAILTKYATNVLIATRISLMNELALVAEQMNADIEEVRQGLGSDHRIGFSYLYSGVGFGGAYLERDLERVQTLIDESGSKENLLKSVYNINQQQKELLFRKLWTHYQCDLDKKKIAIWGVSYKPNTNSIDGAPSLVMIEALLHQGCELHIFDPKLDDIFQNWMQANLNSEQRSRIHTHATMYECLDQADALCVLTEWKSFWSPNFTTIREKMAAPVILDGRNLYDKIWLQENGFTYFGVGR; this comes from the coding sequence ATGATTATTAACGTATTTGGCTCAACCATCAGCGCACTGGTTACCGCCGCCTGTCTGGCCGAGACCGGAAATAACGTCACCCTGATCGGTCAAATCCCAAACGAACTGGCCGAACCGGGTCTGAAGAAACTGCTCAAACAACAAATGGAGCTTGAGACCTTGCAGGTCTCAGAAAGCCATCAGGTAAATGCCGATTTTCATATCTTCGCCTATGGCGATGGCGATTGCTCGCAGGCTCTGAAAATAACGGCAAAACTGGCCGAAGAGAAACACGATAACAGCTGTCTGATCATCCGCTCCAATTTCAGTATTCATATCGTTCGCGACATTATCGAAGCGGCGCAAATGCCGATTATCATCAATCCGGACTTTGCTCCGGAAGGTGCGGCCATCGAGGGCTTTCAACGCCCGGATCGAACCATTATCGGTGCAACCAACGGTGATGCGGTCGCAAAATTCCGTCGCTTACTGGCGCCGTTCAACCGTTTCCGCGACACCTTTATCCAGATGACGCCAGAATCGGCCATTTTGACCAAATACGCGACCAACGTCCTTATCGCGACACGAATCAGCCTAATGAACGAACTGGCACTGGTAGCCGAACAGATGAACGCCGACATTGAAGAAGTTCGCCAAGGGCTGGGCTCTGATCACCGTATCGGTTTCTCCTATCTGTATTCCGGGGTAGGATTCGGTGGCGCCTATCTCGAACGAGACCTGGAACGCGTACAGACACTGATTGACGAGTCCGGTTCCAAAGAGAACCTGCTGAAATCGGTCTACAATATCAACCAGCAGCAGAAAGAACTCTTGTTCCGCAAACTCTGGACGCACTATCAGTGTGACCTTGATAAGAAGAAAATCGCGATTTGGGGGGTCAGCTATAAGCCCAACACCAACTCAATCGACGGTGCACCGAGTCTGGTCATGATTGAAGCCCTTCTGCATCAAGGATGCGAGTTGCACATATTCGACCCCAAACTGGACGATATTTTCCAGAACTGGATGCAGGCCAACCTAAACAGTGAACAACGCTCGCGAATTCATACCCATGCCACGATGTATGAATGTCTCGACCAAGCCGATGCACTCTGTGTTCTAACCGAATGGAAAAGCTTCTGGAGCCCGAACTTTACGACCATCAGGGAAAAAATGGCCGCGCCAGTCATTCTTGACGGTCGTAACCTGTACGACAAAATCTGGCTACAGGAAAACGGCTTTACCTACTTCGGGGTCGGGCGTTAA